The Sphingomonas sp. OV641 genomic interval TGGGTCGACGCCGTTCGCCTTGCACGTCTGGATGATGGTGTAGATGGCCGCGGCCCGCTCGCCGCCTGCGCGCGAACCGGCGAACAGCCAGTTGCGGCGTCCGACCGCGACACCGCGCAGCGCACGCTCCGCGATATTGTTGTCGATCTCCAGGCGACCATCACCCAGGAAGCGCGACAGCGCTAGCCAGCGTTTCGTGCCATAGGCGATGGCCCTTGCCATGTCGGACCTCGACGACAGGCGGCGCAAGCTGGCGTCGAGCACCTCGCGCAAGGCGTCGACCAGCGGTCGACTTTTCTCCTGTCGGGCTCGCCATCGCACGTCGGGTGGTTGGCCACGGACCTCGGCCTCGACAGCGTAAAGCGTGCCGATCCGCTCGAGGATATCGGTGGTCAGCGGTGTAGGCGACCGTTCGTGCAGGTCGAAGACCTTGCGCCGGAAATGTGCCCAGCATGCCACCTCGGTGACGCCACCCCGATACAGTCCGTCATAACCGGCATAGGCATCCGCCTGCAGGAAGTTGCGGAAGCCGGCGAGATGAGACAGCGGGTGCGCGGCGGTGCGGTCTGGCGTGAAGCGATACCAGGTCGCGCGCGGCGCCGTGCTGCCGGATGCCTGGTCGTCGGCCGCGTACACCCATAACCGGCCAGTCGCGGTCTTGCCCCGGCCGGGGTCGAGCACCGGCACCGGCGTGTCGTCGGCATGGATCTTGTCGGCCTTGAGCACCTCGTCGCGGATGCGGCTGACGATGGGGTCGAGAAGTGCTGCGGCCTGTCCGGTCCAGCTCGCCAATGTCGAGCGGTCGATGTCGATACCTTGCGCTGCCATCATTTCGGCCTGGCGGTAGAGCGGCAGATGGTGGTCGAACTTGGAGACGACGACGTGCGCCAGCGTCGCGAAGGTCGCCTTGCCTCTGGCCACAGCGCTCACCGGTGCGGGTGCCTGGACAATCTTCTCGCATACCCGGCAACTGTATTTGGGGCGGACGTTGCGCACGACGCGCCAGCGCACCGGCACAATGTCGAGCATCTCGTGTGTGTCCAAGCCGAGCGCGCGCAACGCACCGCCACAGTCCGGGCAGGTGCAGGCACCCGACGCCGGCTCGTGGACGACCTCCTCGCGCGGCAGATGTCCGGGCAGACTGCGGACGGGCACCGGCCGAACCGCCACGCCAGGGTCAACCATCTCAGGCCCAGGCGCATCGCGCTCGGTCTCGAGTTCCTCCAGCGCCAGTTCGAGTTGCTCAATCTCGCGCCCCAGCTTTTCGGACGACGCGCCGAACTGCATTCGCCGCAGCCGCGCGATCTGTCCGCGCAGCGTATCGATGAGCAGGTCGCGGGCGGCAAGCGCGGCATTGGCCCGGGCGAGCGAAGCCTCCAGCGCGGCGATCCGCGCGGTCGCATCAGCAGGGGAAACAGGCGCTTCCGACACTCCGTTTCCATAGCAGATTGCAGGTCGGCGAGCGAGAGAAAGTGGCGCAAAACCGCCGTTCCTACCCTGCCAGCGTCGGCGTGAACGTCCGCTCGGGGCGCCGCCAGTCGATGCCTTCCAGCAGCATCGACAATTGCGCTGGCGTCAGCGTCACCGTGCCGGTCGCTGTCACTGGCCAGACGAAACGGCCACGGTCGAGCCTCTTGGAAAACAGGCAAAGCCCCTGGCCGTCGAACCACAGCAGCTTGACCAGATGCCCCCGCTTGCCACGGAACGCGAACAAGCCACCCGAATGCGGGTTCTGCGCCAGCACCTGCTGCACCAGCACCGCCAAGCCATCGAACCCCTTGCGCATGTCGGTCACGCCGCACGCCAGGAACACCCGCGTCGGCAACGGCACTGGCACCGGGCTCATCGCAGCACCGACAAAACCCGTGCAAGCACATCTGCATCCACGCCTGCGTCGACACTCACCCGCACGCCGCCCGGCAACTCGATCTGGATGAGCCCCGATGGATATGGCGCCGGCTGTGGCGCTGGCGGCGTCAGTTCCGCCACCTGTACCTCGGCAAATACCGGCAGCGACGGCATCGCCCCGGCCAACTTGCCTTCGCGCAGCTGCTTGCGCCACGTGTAGATCAGGCTGCTCGATACCTCGCGATGCGCGATGACATCGCAGACCCGACCCCCCGGTCGGAACGCCTCCGCCAGGATCTCCAGCTTCTCCGTGTCCGACCATCGGCGCCGGCCTGACACCCGGCCAACCACCTCCATCCGACCAGTCATACGAGTGCTCGTATGACTGGTCGTAGAACCCAAAACTTCCCGCACCGCCGCGCCCTCGTCAAAGGCGACAAGCATCCCTGCTACCGGCGCTACCGCAAGACGGCCTGCTGACCACGCTTACGCCGGACAGGCTAGCGCATCCATAACAGTCAGTGGATGATACGTGCGTAATCCATCCACCCCTCACCGATTCGACAAGCCTTGCTGCAGTTCTGTAAGCGTCCGGTGAAGGCGCACATCAGGCAGGACGGTAGTTCCATGGCAGCAGTTCAGCGACCCGGCGTGCCGGATGGTCGGCGATGCGGCTGATGGTGTCGGCCAGCCAGGCTTCGGGGTCGACGCCGTTGAGCCTGGCGGTTTCCACGAGGCTGTAGATGCTGGCGGCGCGGTGACCACCTTTGTCGGAGCCGGCGAAGAGCCAGTTCTTGCGGCCCAGGGCGACGCCGCGCAGCGAGCGCTCGGCGGCATTGTTGTCGATCTCCAGGCGACCATCGTCGGCATAGCGGGTCAGCGCCGTCCAGCGGGCGAGCGCATAGCGGATGGCGACTGCGAGGTCGGAGCGCCGGGACAGCTTCGGTCCGGTCGCGTCGAGCCACTGGCGGAACGCATCGAGCAGCGGTCCGACCCGAGCCTGACGCACGTGCCGTCGCTCGTCAGGAGGCTGACCACGCACGTCTTGTTCGACGGCATAGAGCCCGGCGATATGGTCCAGCGCCTCGCGGGCGGTGGCGGAGCCGGTTGCGGCATGGACGTCGAAGAACTTGCGCCTGACATGCGCCCAGCAGGCCACCTCTGCGATGCGCTCGCCATAGAGC includes:
- a CDS encoding transposase — encoded protein: MTGRMEVVGRVSGRRRWSDTEKLEILAEAFRPGGRVCDVIAHREVSSSLIYTWRKQLREGKLAGAMPSLPVFAEVQVAELTPPAPQPAPYPSGLIQIELPGGVRVSVDAGVDADVLARVLSVLR
- a CDS encoding IS66 family transposase, encoding MSEAPVSPADATARIAALEASLARANAALAARDLLIDTLRGQIARLRRMQFGASSEKLGREIEQLELALEELETERDAPGPEMVDPGVAVRPVPVRSLPGHLPREEVVHEPASGACTCPDCGGALRALGLDTHEMLDIVPVRWRVVRNVRPKYSCRVCEKIVQAPAPVSAVARGKATFATLAHVVVSKFDHHLPLYRQAEMMAAQGIDIDRSTLASWTGQAAALLDPIVSRIRDEVLKADKIHADDTPVPVLDPGRGKTATGRLWVYAADDQASGSTAPRATWYRFTPDRTAAHPLSHLAGFRNFLQADAYAGYDGLYRGGVTEVACWAHFRRKVFDLHERSPTPLTTDILERIGTLYAVEAEVRGQPPDVRWRARQEKSRPLVDALREVLDASLRRLSSRSDMARAIAYGTKRWLALSRFLGDGRLEIDNNIAERALRGVAVGRRNWLFAGSRAGGERAAAIYTIIQTCKANGVDPPAYIADVIAKVAGDWPASRWDELMPWNWSPEPARLAA
- the tnpB gene encoding IS66 family insertion sequence element accessory protein TnpB (TnpB, as the term is used for proteins encoded by IS66 family insertion elements, is considered an accessory protein, since TnpC, encoded by a neighboring gene, is a DDE family transposase.), producing MSPVPVPLPTRVFLACGVTDMRKGFDGLAVLVQQVLAQNPHSGGLFAFRGKRGHLVKLLWFDGQGLCLFSKRLDRGRFVWPVTATGTVTLTPAQLSMLLEGIDWRRPERTFTPTLAG